From the genome of Primulina eburnea isolate SZY01 chromosome 12, ASM2296580v1, whole genome shotgun sequence, one region includes:
- the LOC140807814 gene encoding methionine S-methyltransferase-like isoform X2, with translation MLQIRENSPSLILRGGRLLQQYVVDNYVKIETQRLRWIRSNQRDIRSELYQGLQDCLHGGENHAGFQRRKKLTMMVIHNIFVPEDWSFTFFEGLNRHPDSILKYKTVTKLGCGNGWISIAIAEKWSHLKGFPSSVTPDYAPFQLWDSLQDLSTYMRTMLSTQDMTNSNSNSYILD, from the exons ATGCTACAG ATACGAGAAAATTCACCATCTTTGATTCTTAGAGGAGGTCGTCTACTTCAACAATATGTGGTTGACAATTACGTAAAGATTGAAACACAGAGACTACGATGGATACGTTCAAATCAACGCGATATACGTTCAGAACTTTACCAAGGATTGCAAGATTGTTTACATGGAGGTGAAAATCATGCAG GATTTCAGAGGAGGAAGAAACTTACCATGATGGTGATACACAATATCTTTGTCCCAGAGGATTGGTCCTTTACGTTCTTTGAAGGACTTAACAGGCATCCAGACTCTATTTTAAAGTACAAAACTGTAACCAAGCTTGGTTGTGGAAATGGATGGATATCCATAGCTATTGCTGAAAAATGGTCACACCTGAAG GGATTCCCAAGCAGCGTGACTCCTGATTATGCCCCCTTTCAATTATGGGACTCTTTGCAG GACCTTTCAACTTACATGAGAACAATGCTATCTACCCAG GACATGACAAATTCTAACTCCAACTCTTACATCTTGGATTAA
- the LOC140807814 gene encoding methionine S-methyltransferase-like isoform X1: MLQIRENSPSLILRGGRLLQQYVVDNYVKIETQRLRWIRSNQRDIRSELYQGLQDCLHGGENHAGFQRRKKLTMMVIHNIFVPEDWSFTFFEGLNRHPDSILKYKTVTKLGCGNGWISIAIAEKWSHLKVYGLDINPRPVKISWINLYFNSLDENGQPIYEGQKKTLLDRVEFHEIDLLSYCRDKHLELDRIVGCIRQVFDLVNSCRIFLPLNLFHKVI, encoded by the exons ATGCTACAG ATACGAGAAAATTCACCATCTTTGATTCTTAGAGGAGGTCGTCTACTTCAACAATATGTGGTTGACAATTACGTAAAGATTGAAACACAGAGACTACGATGGATACGTTCAAATCAACGCGATATACGTTCAGAACTTTACCAAGGATTGCAAGATTGTTTACATGGAGGTGAAAATCATGCAG GATTTCAGAGGAGGAAGAAACTTACCATGATGGTGATACACAATATCTTTGTCCCAGAGGATTGGTCCTTTACGTTCTTTGAAGGACTTAACAGGCATCCAGACTCTATTTTAAAGTACAAAACTGTAACCAAGCTTGGTTGTGGAAATGGATGGATATCCATAGCTATTGCTGAAAAATGGTCACACCTGAAG GTATATGGGCTTGATATTAATCCAAGACCAGTAAAAATCTCTTGGATAAATCTATATTTTAATTCTTTAGACGAGAATGGCCAACCTATTTATGAAGGGCAGAAAAAAACTTTACTTGATCGGGTGGAGTTTCATGAAATTGATTTGCTATCCTATTGTAGAGATAAACATTTAGAACTTGACCGAATTGTTGGATGCATACGACAGGTATTTGATTTAGTGAACTCTTGCCGCATATTTTTGCCGCTGAACCTTTTTCATAAGGTCATTTAA
- the LOC140807814 gene encoding uncharacterized protein isoform X3, protein MLQIRENSPSLILRGGRLLQQYVVDNYVKIETQRLRWIRSNQRDIRSELYQGLQDCLHGGENHAGNIGTRIVLPSSFGGSPRDMYQRYQDAMTLVQTYGKPDLMLTMTCNPNWNEIKKSTISWAITSRPSGFDYEDISVKI, encoded by the exons ATGCTACAG ATACGAGAAAATTCACCATCTTTGATTCTTAGAGGAGGTCGTCTACTTCAACAATATGTGGTTGACAATTACGTAAAGATTGAAACACAGAGACTACGATGGATACGTTCAAATCAACGCGATATACGTTCAGAACTTTACCAAGGATTGCAAGATTGTTTACATGGAGGTGAAAATCATGCAG GAAATATTGGTACCAGAATTGTTTTGCCATCATCTTTCGGTGGTAGCCCACGTGATATGTACCAACGATATCAAGATGCCATGACTTTGGTACAAACATATGGAAAACCAGATTTAATGCTTACAATGACATGCAATCCGAATTGGAATGAGATAAAAAAATCAACTATTTCCTGGGCAATCACCTCAAGACCGTCCGGATTTGATTACGAGGATATTTCGGTCAAAATTTGA